One part of the Drosophila teissieri strain GT53w chromosome 3R, Prin_Dtei_1.1, whole genome shotgun sequence genome encodes these proteins:
- the LOC122621096 gene encoding uncharacterized protein LOC122621096, which produces MSGQAELKELGMFELRPLITNISCKLSAVTAGLDEKRQFLCLVSEENEILLRYISASSGQEVVKMISWFRNRVIHDVCFDPAGVWLLVLCFDNTLHIVPALALVDKAHGLAACSLYSTTQVTSYIIPFVGPHECPNSKKCPNHSTGLEESTAEPVDQLAENLEQVRVQEGEEEEEPLGHDLPEHMLVRNSGTEETVQPLQQQQQQTIDATGNSQVMAASFMASKTCPFPLSVVWWKTNSGQNRAIIGYSDGSICFVGLSPNCPMIASTAIENGSVMRLVICKDKAYDGVMLLITSSLKQQYKLLLEQKAIKYVYPGDSSPTTREGAWQIVMSVQEKHQSAATGARQSNSSDPASDSSQLEEDVFAPPSSDDAGCSGPAAASSDTSAVPASAETAAADVPPPPAPPSYSEAVARQSGDQGGVRFQQQQLPAGNMDGIIPATRARLASLKSLGSKKLQAIKMRLSDQRQKFDEFMPDSTMGSFAIMDSPSVTPEPLGTTSGSFYNIQNLRSTFLLSALHSNSHSLTVHSIDISLKPLFVYKIPKHTQEILISSNILYGIHYVDLHCRSDSASYTVASLLDDPLVANTEKENRDADIEKLDQAELSTQKSESTSATTTNTSSLDQSDMPSNAINAVSVISSAMASLHTSDEDRFNNLAQLGLFRFEHETVLHLYQMAQYRNPAAQPETLTKEEKAKAFELKDIHTPMDYVQFYETADVSSEFSLRQMEIMQSEFPKINYDPSYVITNKNVYTIQLKKEPFELFLDAALQNEFNQCRDFCNTFDLSFEHCIEFAGDYLLRRKKITQALLTYNKARVKPIRTALKLAMYGHTYALMQLSAMALKSTYLLRSRYLGHPLLKGILGDITYRHSEDVRVILPEKHEEEDVNSGVFCSDYHYGVDESISALQMSPSSQFHLANLLLITMAEKAVNDKNYIPLWNFLVTNSKYHTNMTSIVLCQSGLFSSAIILAKIRGVCLDTFNALISVVAQEFGWYNELNVCLYNLSENIFMETITYLPHVSMDYFAFIQEKLDHIRPCVLQRLSKQLNPFSPALRPIVSHNSDCALSNDNNPQLFEFCKSLIETYLAVLIHMESQRVKHDSIVNALSNFRINYEDNQFAIESSRFKPISAGCAYCACVVDGTAYFWGSSGIPSYYSAQKSTEPPEPAHAVKSLDLLSQLNLQVHAIKCGRQHTLILTNNGLYSVGNNNLCQLGIGRHMQMALQPMLVTALDGMNITMLEAGQYHNAAVADGKLYMWGWGVYGQLGQGSCENIATPQLVSFFQFKKILQISLGHAHTLVLCGAPNSHMEANYCGNELFVFGSNHFGQLGTGNSDHGDTKTNLPVRLEVGGCSLRLIHTKFFTNLAVDEQDRLYTWGSSPQALRLANQIKRRANAKQKMEENQQRELLSKQLEATLLPAPIPTTSTLVEPTTSYAAVVAGATPKATSDTKDCQDEQNEAAPSDATETIAAASAKAAPPPASVASPPVLVPEPDPTEHLTPHLVDTSEVAGRILQISSGLFHFCLISSSCTLYTWGKNLEHQLGTEDKDRRAVLKPSPIDSIERPMYVDCGSDFTLVMTTDHIVRAFGGNSNGQCGRDLGPSVERMRQRVVCLPTTKRLMRFESQCVEAPVEINLPRPRIRLDQDPVRYLKVMPPYQPHFLQPANISFDQHCSVGTPNYKSSTEHAATGQDSDDMLSSLENLSQNDASFSYNAPVLGDAHSSLDMDYTPEEQSYVPLPEQAVGSGLPPNAEQLLGRDDDDGSTYTQSTEGMGESSLQQLRHYIHYCLYAFHGLYNPDKIGECARPNRNEYRIRICMLNFRFVEAFRLCLQSCDSAQRTLKLFEYFSKDTGYVPLRRSDLKHLIYHLCLHFLERKFDMLECERFFMGDLDYYLLELAYVFYFNNNNSTLEQNLNQKFKQLIAAADSNQAATSAGQELEQLQDTDVIFDSFTVKFKTILCQRLLSYSDCEAAN; this is translated from the exons ATGTCGGGGCAGGCGGAGCTCAAGGAGCTGGGCATGTTCGAGCTGCGCCCGCTGATCACCAACATCAGCTGCAAGCTATCCGCGGTGACAGCGGGCCTGGACGAAAAGCGGCAGTTCCTATGCCTCGTTTCCGAAGAAAACGAGATCCTGCTGCGCTACATTAGCGCCTCCTCCGGCCAGGAGGTGGTCAAGATGATATCCTGGTTCCGCAACCGCGTCATCCACGACGTCTGCTTCGATCCGGCGGGCGTTTGGCTGCTGGTGCTAT GTTTCGACAACACACTACACATCGTGCCCGCTTTGGCGCTAGTGGACAAGGCCCATGGACTGGCCGCCTGTTCGCTGTACAGCACCACCCAGGTCACCTCCTACATCATCCCCTTCGTGGGCCCCCACGAGTGTCCCAACTCCAAGAAGTGCCCCAATCACTCTACCGGTCTGGAAGAGTCCACGGCGGAGCCGGTGGATCAGTTGGCTGAGAATCTTGAGCAGGTCAGGGTGCAGgagggcgaggaggaggaggaaccTCTTGGCCACGACCTGCCCGAGCACATGCTGGTGCGGAACAGCGGAACTGAGGAGACAGTGCAGccactgcagcaacagcagcagcagacgatCGATGCCACCGGCAATAGCCAGGTGATGGCAGCCTCCTTCATGGCGTCCAAGACCTGCCCCTTTCCCTTGTCCGTCGTCTGGTGGAAGACCAACAGCGGTCAGAATAGGGCCATTATCGGCTATTCGGATGGCTCCATCTGCTTTGTGGGCCTGAGTCCCAACTGCCCCATGATTGCGAGCACTGCCATCGAAAACGGATCTGTGATGCGCCTGGTTATCTGCAAGGACAAAGCCTACGATGGCGTTATGCTGCTG ATAACTTCCTCCCTGAAGCAGCAGTACAAACTTCTGCTGGAGCAAAAGGCAATCAAGTACGTCTATCCCGGAGACAGTTCCCCAACAACCCGCGAGGGCGCCTGGCAAATCGTGATGTCCGTGCAGGAGAAGCATCAAAGTGCGGCGACAGGCGCCCGACAAAGCAATAGTTCCGATCCGGCCTCGGACAGTAGCCAGCTGGAAGAGGATGTTTTCGCGCCTCCGTCCAGTGATGATGCCGGATGCAGTGgtccagcagcagccagctcAGACACGTCCGCCGTTCCGGCATCCGCAGAAACTGCCGCTGCAGATGTGCCTCCACCGCCGGCGCCACCTTCCTACAGTGAGGCAGTGGCCAGGCAATCCGGCGACCAGGGAGGCGTCCGctttcagcagcaacagctgccagCGGGCAACATGGATGGCATTATACCCGCCACGAGAGCCCGCCTGGCTTCGCTCAAGAGTCTGGGATCGAAGAAGCTGCAGGCCATCAAGATGCGACTTTCCGATCAGCGGCAAAAGTTCGATGAAT TTATGCCCGACTCGACGATGGGCTCGTTTGCAATCATGGACTCGCCGTCGGTTACGCCGGAGCCCCTAGGCACCACCTCCGGATCCTTCTACAACATACAGAACCTGCGCAGCACCTTCCTGCTGAGCGCCCTTCACAGTAATAGTCACAGCCTGACCGTACACAGCATCGACATCAGCCTGAAGCCGCTGTTCGTTTACAAGATCCCCAAGCACACCCAGGAAATACTCATAAGCTCCAACATACTCTATGGCATACACTACGTGGACCTGCACTGCCGCAGCGATTCGGCCAGCTACACCGTGGCATCATTGCTGGACGACCCGCTGGTCGCGAACACGGAGAAGGAGAACCGGGACGCGGATATTGAGAAGTTGGATCAGGCGGAGCTGAGCACCCAGAAGAGCGAATCGACGAGCGCAACCACCACAAACACCTCCAGCCTGGATCAAAGTGACATGCCCAGCAATGCCATCAATGCCGTGTCCGTGATCAGCAGCGCAATGGCCTCTCTGCATACCTCCGACGAAGAT CGCTTTAATAATCTGGCCCAGCTAGGTCTCTTCCGCTTCGAGCATGAAACTGTGCTGCATTTATATCAAATGGCACAGTATCGCAATCCCGCCGCCCAACCGGAGACGCTTACCAAAGAGGAGAAGGCCAAGGCTTTCGAGCTGAAAGACATCCACACGCCCATGGATTATGTCCAGTTTTACGAGACGGCGGATGTCAGCAGTGAGTTTTCTCTGCGGCAAATGGAGATCATGCAGTCCGAGTTTCCGAAGATTAACTACGATCCAAGCTATGTGATCACCAATAAGAACGTATACACCATACAGCTGAA AAAGGAGCCGTTCGAGTTGTTCCTGGATGCAGCATTGCAGAACGAGTTTAACCAGTGCCGCGACTTCTGCAACACCTTCGACCTCTCCTTCGAGCATTGCATCGAGTTTGCCGGCGATTACCTGCTCAGGCGAAAGAAGATTACTCAGGCCCTGCTCACGTACAACAAAGCGCGGGTGAAACCGATACGCACTGCCTTGAAGCTGGCTATGTACGGACACACCTACGCTCTCATGCAGCTGAGTGCTATGGCCCTGAAGTCCACATATCTGCTGCGCTCGCGGTACTTGGGTCATCCGCTGCTCAAGGGTATTTTGGGGGACATTACCTATCGCCACTCGGAGGATGTCCGTGTGATCTTGCCCGAGAAacacgaggaggaggatgtgAACAGCGGCGTGTTCTGCAGCGACTATCACTATGGCGTGGACGAGTCGATTAGCGCACTTCAAATGTCGCCGTCTTCGCAGTTCCATTTGGCGAACTTATTGCTCATCACGATGGCTGAGAAGGCAGTGAACGATAAGAACTATATACCGCTTTG GAACTTTCTGGTGACCAATAGCAAGTATCACACTAACATGACGAGCATTGTTCTCTGCCAAAGTGGACTCTTCTCGTCGGCCATTATACTGGCTAAAATACGGGGCGTATGCCTGGATACTTTCAATGCCCTGATCAGCGTGGTGGCCCAGGAGTTTGGATGGTACAACGAGCTGAACGTCTGCCTGTACAATCTGagcgaaaatatatttatggagACAATAACTTACCTGCCGCACGTGTCCATGGATTACTTTGCTTTCATTCAGGAGAAGTTGGATCACATAAGACCATGTGTGTTGCAG cGCCTGTCAAAGCAACTGAATCCTTTTTCGCCCGCTTTAAGACCCATTGTATCCCACAATAGTGACTGCGCACTGTCCAACGATAACAACCCGCAGTTGTTTGAGTTTTGCAAGAGTCTAATTGAAACCTATCTGGCAGTGCTTATTCATATGGAATCCCAGCGAGTGAAGCACGACTCTATTGTAAATGCTTTATCGAATTTCCGTATCAACTATGAAGACAATCAG TTCGCCATTGAATCATCACGCTTCAAACCGATCTCAGCTGGATGTGCCTACTGCGCCTGTGTTGTGGATGGTACCGCCTACTTCTGGGGCTCCAGCGGCATTCCCAGTTATTACAGTGCTCAGAAGTCAACAG AGCCACCTGAGCCTGCGCACGCCGTAAAAAGTCTAGATCTCCTCTCCCAGCTCAATTTGCAAGTGCACGCCATCAAGTGCGGTCGACAGCACACACTTATTCTGACTAATAATGGC CTGTATTCAGTGGGAAACAACAACCTTTGCCAACTGGGCATAGGCCGACATATGCAGATGGCCTTGCAGCCGATGCTGGTGACCGCGTTGGATGGCATGAACATAACGATGCTCGAGGCGGGTCAATATCATAATGCGGCTGTGGCGGATGGGAAGCTCTATATGTGGGG ATGGGGCGTCTATGGGCAGCTGGGACAGGGAAGCTGCGAGAATATAGCTACTCCACAACTAGTCAGTTTTTTCcaatttaag aaaattttacaaatatcGCTGGGGCATGCGCACACCTTGGTGCTGTGTGGAGCACCCAACAGCCACATGGAGGCTAACTACTGCGGCAACGAGCTCTTCGTGTTCGGCTCCAATCACTTTGGCCAGCTCGGCACCGGCAATAGTGACCACGGCGACACCAAGACGAACCTGCCAGTGCGCCTGGAAGTGGGCGGCTGCAGCCTAAGACTGATACACACCAAATTTTTTACCAAT TTAGCTGTAGACGAACAGGATCGTCTGTACACTTGGGGAAGCTCGCCGCAGGCCTTGCGCCTGGCCAATCAAATCAAGCGGCGCGCCAATGCCAAGCAGAAGATGGAGGAGAATCAGCAGCGGGAGCTGTTGAGCAAGCAACTGGAAGCTACCCTGCTGCCGGCACCCATCCCGACTACCAGCACTCTGGTGGAGCCCACCACATCCTATGCGGCGGTGGTGGCCGGCGCCACTCCGAAGGCCACCAGCGACACCAAAGATTGCCAGGACGAGCAGAACGAGGCTGCGCCATCAGATGCTACGGAAACAATTGCAGCGGCGAGTGCAAAAGCGGCGCCACCACCAGCCTCCGTGGCATCTCCGCCAGTTCTTGTCCCAGAACCAGATCCCACGGAGCACCTGACGCCCCATCTAGTGGACACCAGCGAGGTAGCAGGACGAATCCTGCAG atcTCCAGTGGCTTGTTCCACTTCTGCCTGATCTCGTCCAGCTGCACGCTCTACACGTGGGGCAAGAACCTGGAACACCAACTCGGCACCGAGGACAAAGATCGACGGGCGGTGCTTAAGCCCTCGCCCATCGACAGCATCGAGCGTCCGATGTACGTAGACTGTGGTTCGGATTTCACGCTGGTCATGACCACCGATCACATTGTGCGTGCCTTTGGCGGCAACTCGAACGGTCAGTGCGGCCGGGACTTGGGACCCAGTGTGGAGAGGATGCGACAGAGGGTGGTGTGCCTTCCCACGACTAAGCGACTGATGCGATTCGAGAGCCAGTGTGTGGAAGCACCGGTGGAAATCAATCTGCCGAGACCGCGCATTCGACTGGACCAGGATCCGGTCAGATACCTAAAGGTTATGCCACCATATCAGCCGCACTTCTTGCAGCCGGCAAACATTAGCTTCGATCAGCACTGCTCGGTGGGCACTCCGAACTACAAGAGCAGCACGGAGCACGCGGCCACCGGTCAGGACTCGGACGACATGCTGAGTAGCCTCGAGAACCTGAGTCAGAACGATGCCAGCTTCTCTTACAATGCTCCTGTCTTGGGCGACGCCCACAGTTCGCTGGATATGGACTACACACCCGAGGAGCAGAGCTACGTGCCGCTGCCAGAACAGGCGGTGGGCTCTGGATTGCCCCCCAATGCAGAGCAGTTGCTGGGccgcgatgatgatgatggcagcACCTATACGCAGAGCACCGAGGGAATGGGAGAGTCatcgctgcagcagctgcgccACTACATTCACTACTGTCTGTACGCCTTTCACGGGTTGTATAATCCCGACAAGATTGGCGAGTGCGCCCGTCCAAATCGCAACGAGTACCGCATACGTATCTGCATGCTCAACTTTCGCTTTGTGGAGGCCTTCCGCCTGTGCCTGCAAAGCTGCGATTCCGCCCAGCGCACCCTCAAGTTGTTTGAGTACTTCAGCAAGGACACGGGCTATGTGCCGCTGAGGAGATCCGATCTGAAGCACCTCATCTACCACCTGTGTCTGCACTTCCTGGAGCGCAAGTTCGATATGCTGGAGTGCGAGCGGTTCTTCATGGGCGATCTGGACTACTATCTGCTGGAGCTGGCCTACGTGTTCTacttcaacaacaacaactcgACGCTGGAGCAGAATCTCAACCAGAAGTTCAAGCAGCTCATCGCGGCAGCGGACAGCAATCAAGCGGCCACGTCCGCCGGCCAGGAGCTCGAACAGCTGCAGGACACCGATGTCATATTCGATAGCTTTACGGTCAAGTTCAAGACGATCCTGTGCCAGCGCCTGCTCAGCTACTCGGACTGCGAGGCTGCCAATTAG
- the LOC122621097 gene encoding protein claret segregational, with translation MESRLPKPSGIKRPQVPVKTVLPTDRIRAGLGLGGGAGGAGAFNANQTYCGNLLPPLSRDLNNLPQVLERRGGGARAASPEPMKMGNRAKLRRSRSACDINELRGNKRTAAAPSLPSIPSKVSRLGGALAAPSQRPVRPAPATSTTSTAVKRPPVTRPAPRAAVGAAAKKPTGAASSAGGAAAATTKRIAPYDFKARFHDLLEKHKVLKTKYEKQTEDMGELESMPQQLEETQNKLIETESSLKNIQSDNECLQRQVKQHTAKIETITSTLGRTKEELSELQAIHEKVKTEHAALSTEVVHLRQRTEELLRCNEQQAAELETCKEQLFQSNMERKELHNTVMDLRGNIRVFCRIRPPLESEENRMCCTWNYHDESTVELQSIDPQAKSKMGQQIFSFDQVFHPLSSQSDIFEMVSPLIQSALDGYNICIFAYGQTGSGKTYTMDGVPESVGVIPRTVDLLFDSIRGYRNLGWEYEIKATFLEIYNEVLYDLLSNEQKDMEIRMAKNNKNDIYVSNITEETVLDPNHLRPLMHTAKMNRATASTAGNERSSRSHAVTKLELIGRHAEKQEISVGSINLVDLAGSESPKTSTRMTETKNINRSLSELTNVILALLQKQDHIPYRNSKLTHLLMPSLGGNSKTLMFINVSPFQDCFQESVKSLRFAASVNSCKMTKAKRNRYLNNSVANSSTQSNNSGSFDK, from the exons ATGGAATCCCGGCTACCCAAACCGTCGGGCATTAAGCGACCCCAGGTGCCGGTGAAAACCGTGCTGCCCACAGATAGAATTCGCGCAGGATTAGGATTGggaggtggagctggtggagccGGCGCCTTTAATGCCAACCAGACATACTGCGGCAACTTACTGCCGCCCCTCTCAAGGGACCTCAACAATCTTCCCCAGGTTCTGGAGCGCCGCGGAGGCGGAG CACGTGCCGCTTCTCCGGAACCCATGAAGATGGGCAACCGGGCCAAGCTTAGACGCAGTCGCAGCGCCTGTGACATCAACGAACTGCGTGGAAACAAGcgcactgctgctgctccttcgtTGCCCAGCATTCCCAGCAAAGTTTCCCGCCTGGGCGGTGCACTCGCTGCTCCCAGCCAGCGACCAGTGCGTCCTGCGCCCGCCACGTCAACCACATCCACAGCTGTCAAAAGACCACCAGTAACGCGTCCTGCTCCTCGAGCTGCTGTGGGAGCAGCCGCCAAGAAACCAACAGGAGCAGCATCTTCTGCAGGAGGCGCAGCTGCTGCTACGACCAAGCGTATCGCCCCCTACGACTTCAAAGCCCGCTTCCATGATCTGCTGGAGAAGCACAAGGTGCTTAAGACGAAGTACGAGAAGCAAACAGAGGACATGGGCGAGCTGGAGTCCATGccccagcagctggaggagacGCAGAACAAGCTCATCGAGACGGAAAGCTCGCTGAAGAACATCCAGAGCGACAACGAGTGCCTTCAGAGGCAGGTGAAGCAGCATACCGCTAAAATTGAAACAATCACCTCGACGCTGGGCAGAACCAAAGAGGAGCTCTCCGAGCTGCAAGCAATACATGAG AAAGTAAAAACGGAGCATGCAGCTCTGAGCACAGAAGTGGTCCATCTGCGCCAGCGCACCGAGGAACTGCTGCGCTGCAATGAGCAGCAGGCCGCCGAGCTGGAGACCTGCAAGGAGCAGCTCTTCCAGTCGAACATGGAGCGCAAGGAGTTGCACAACACGGTCATGGACCTGCGCGGCAATATCCGGGTCTTCTGTCGAATACGACCGCCGCTCGAGTCCGAGGAGAACCGAATGTGTTGCACCTGGAACTACCACGACGAGTCGACCGTGGAGCTGCAGAGCATTGACCCACAGGCCAAGAGCAAGATGGGGCAGCAGATCTTCTCCTTCGACCAGGTCTTCCACCCGCTCTCCTCGCAGTCGGATATCTTCGAGATGGTCTCGCCGCTTATCCAGTCGGCCCTCGATGGCTACAACATCTGCATCTTTGcctacggacagacgggcagtGGCAAAACCTACACGATGGACGGCGTGCCGGAGAGTGTGGGCGTCATACCGCGCACGGTGGACCTGCTCTTCGACTCCATCCGGGGATATCGCAACTTGGGCTGGGAGTACGAGATCAAGGCCACCTTCCTGGAGATCTACAACGAGGTGCTCTACGATCTGCTGAGCAACGAGCAGAAGGACATGGAGATTCGTAtggccaagaacaacaagaacgACATCTACGTGTCCAACATAACCGAGGAGACGGTTTTGGATCCCAATCACCTGCGCCCCCTCATGCACACGGCCAAAATGAACCGTGCCACCGCCTCGACAGCTGGCAACGAGCGCTCTTCCCGTTCCCATGCAGTTACCAAGCTGGAGCTCATCGGACGCCATGCCGAAAAGCAGGAGATCTCGGTGGGTTCCATAAACCTGGTGGATTTGGCCGGCTCTGAGTCCCCCAAGACAAGCACCCGCATGACCGAGACGAAGAACATTAATCGCTCGCTTTCGGAGCTGACCAACGTAATCCTGGCCCTGCTGCAGAAGCAGGACCACATACCGTACAGGAACTCTAAGCTGACGCACCTCCTGATGCCCTCGCTGGGCGGAAATTCGAAAACCCTTATGTTCATCAACGTTTCGCCGTTCCAAGACTGTTTCCAAGAGTCCGTTAAGTCGCTGCGCTTCGCGGCCTCCGTAAACTCCTGCAAAATGACCAAGGCCAAGCGGAATCGCTACCTAAACAACTCGGTGGCCAATAGCAGCACAcagagcaacaacagcggcagtttcgataaataa
- the LOC122621481 gene encoding trypsin alpha-3 produces MMYTLWWKLALLHVSGCLALERQSRPDPRIVGGFPADIANIPYIVSIQLYGIHHCGGSIINNHTILTAAHCLSGVPHRLLKVKVGGTSRYRNDGELFSVADLLTHEKFNAKTMDYDIGIIRLTKNLTLSRKVKAIPINPKKVAAGTYATIAGWGFKSMNGSPSDSLRYARVPIVHQAACRNLLGKTVTDRMLCAGYLKGGTDSCQMDSGGPLSVAEQLVGIVSWGVGCALADKPGVYTRLDALHPWLNKVLNKA; encoded by the exons ATGATGTACACGTTATGGTGGAAATTAGCTCTCCTCCACGTATCTGGATGCCTGGCGCTGGAGAGGCAGAGTCGGCCAGATCCACGCATAGTCGGTGGCTTTCCAGCCGATATCGCCAACATTCCCTATATAGTGTCGATTCAACTGTACGGCATCCACCATTGTGGCGGCTCCATAATAAATAACCACACCATCCTAACGGCGGCCCATTGTTTATCCGGAGTGCCACATCGTCTGCTGAAAGTTAAGGTCGGCGGTACGTCGCGCTACCGAAATGATGGGGAACTGTTCTCGGTGGCTGACCTGCTTACCCACGAGAAGTTCAATGCCAAGACCATGGACTATGACATCGGAATCATTAGGTTAACTAAGAACCTAACGCTATCTAGAAAG GTAAAGGCCATTCCCATAAACCCCAAGAAAGTGGCCGCAGGCACCTATGCCACCATTGCCGGCTGGGGATTCAAGTCCATGAATGGTTCTCCCTCGGATAGTCTGCGGTATGCCCGAGTTCCGATCGTCCATCAGGCAGCCTGCAGGAACTTACTGGGCAAGACTGTGACGGATCGGATGCTCTGTGCGGGCTACCTCAAGGGTGGCACGGATTCCTGCCAGATGGACTCCGGAGGACCCTTGTCGGTGGCGGAGCAACTGGTGGGCATCGTGTCCTGGGGCGTGGGGTGCGCCCTGGCGGACAAGCCGGGGGTCTATACCCGCCTCGATGCACTGCATCCCTGGCTAAACAAGGTCTTGAATAAAGCATAG
- the LOC122621098 gene encoding vacuolar protein sorting-associated protein 16B — protein MDLQFDSESYWNRSSRAAFSFDDEDEVDLAPDLASNGILADDTISEASFNNSVALNLSIKSILSEEALKLVLQEQALDDRVLPKGVSPEEELKLLRRQLQSTLYSPNLEATAQKLLQGKTAPLEMFKSLQEKQQLMDTLMAQGGGHAVITVLLFLRRTLNTTQFHGILRERPKALEQYLSYLRESGDLASHIELLQLFGRHQEAALKQFEAALASGDASSRKKHLQLLVDAYATAGVGVIPLYEQVFHAALKMQQLMEKDSNLGKLLRDQPTPVEVLYACCQVNSNWKEQDMLKPVSPQRFAADQQISAAQYEWTALNERAQAQAYADLECIFERVPSWHPLKTKQFHISFDLTLAVLRLYELQAPSTVLQLFLSKMGNSVEKLALAQRVKCIKAVVDAMAGLKQQQELQQLKDTLPDRSEEQFYCENALKSLQSKRWTTDNIKLKL, from the coding sequence atggACCTGCAATTCGACAGCGAGAGCTATTGGAACAGATCCTCCCGCGCAGCGTTCAGCttcgacgacgaggacgaggtgGACCTCGCCCCGGATCTGGCCAGCAATGGAATCCTCGCCGACGACACCATTTCGGAGGCCAGCTTCAACAACAGCGTCGCCCTGAATCTCTCGATCAAATCCATTCTCAGCGAGGAGGCGTTGAAACTGGTGCTGCAGGAGCAGGCACTGGACGACAGGGTCCTGCCCAAGGGCGTCTcgccggaggaggagctgaAGCTGCTGCGCCGCCAGCTCCAGAGCACCCTGTACAGTCCCAATCTGGAGGCCACGGCACAGAAATTGCTGCAGGGCAAGACTGCACCATTGGAGATGTTCAAGTCCCtgcaggagaagcagcagctgatGGACACCCTGATGGCACAAGGTGGTGGTCATGCCGTCATCACGGTGTTGCTGTTCCTCAGGAGAACTCTTAATACCACGCAGTTTCATGGCATTCTAAGGGAGAGACCCAAGGCCCTGGAGCAGTATCTGAGTTATCTGAGGGAAAGCGGCGACCTGGCGAGCCACAttgagctgctgcagctaTTTGGACGCCACCAGGAGGCGGCTCTTAAGCAGTTTGAGGCAGCGCTGGCTTCCGGAGATGCGAGCAGCAGAAAGAAACACCTCCAGCTTTTGGTGGATGCCTATGCCACAGCGGGAGTGGGTGTGATACCTCTATACGAGCAGGTGTTCCACGCTGCCCTCAAGATGCAGCAGCTGATGGAGAAGGATAGCAACCTCGGAAAGTTGCTGCGGGATCAGCCCACGCCAGTTGAAGTGCTCTACGCCTGCTGCCAGGTGAACAGCAATTGGAAGGAACAGGATATGCTGAAACCCGTGTCACCGCAGCGATTTGCCGCCGATCAGCAAATCTCCGCGGCCCAGTACGAGTGGACGGCGCTCAATGAAAGGGCGCAGGCACAGGCTTATGCGGATCTGGAGTGCATATTCGAGCGGGTGCCCAGTTGGCATCCGCTGAAGACGAAGCAGTTTCACATCAGCTTCGATCTGACCCTGGCCGTGCTCCGGCTGTACGAGCTCCAGGCTCCGTCAACCGTTCTGCAGCTATTCCTCTCCAAGATGGGCAACAGCGTGGAGAAATTGGCGCTGGCCCAGCGGGTGAAGTGCATCAAGGCGGTCGTAGATGCCATGGCCGGgctgaagcagcagcaggagctgcagcagctcaaGGACACCCTGCCCGATCGATCCGAGGAGCAGTTCTACTGCGAGAATGCACTGAAAAGCTTGCAGAGCAAGCGCTGGACCACGGACAACATCAAGCTCAAATTGTAG